In Streptomyces sp. 840.1, one DNA window encodes the following:
- a CDS encoding SpoIIE family protein phosphatase — translation MITARAAATFDPVGRSVATARAFVRDTLQGWGYTDVVDDAVVLTSELVTNAVVHAGTAADVLCLRTEDGVRVEISDHYPEREIPLQSAGPDFGSPDREGGRGLLLCAALASRWGVEYSPAHKHVWFQLDLPERPVGIRSAGPLLPVGLLPVTDERVRVAVVQIDSLGAIAAWNDDAAYLFGYAADQVVGKQLTDLTAWPQTPGTNTGIADALRLSRWEGSYGIRGADGRTIPVYGSHLRVRDTQGEPSTVCLLVRDYERAVLQSPVRTPVTDSGTENRKTDPFEVFIGSPAPDDLDGLLQRTVERARDMLDADAAFLLLATDDETELEVRATTGLPSARQRFARVPVEAGTGRYGSARMPAVHEDLDAVPGAVPLLGNTGMRSVVTVPLKVEGRLTGSLGVAAEAAGRYSNEEALRLQFAADRIALAVESARLGELERLRRGSLSFLVEASDLLAGTLDRDQTLALMAQMTVPTLATWCAVYTIADQSSDPYLSYVLHEDEELIDGLKALLSKIAPPDPVPAPGARSWSAPSEAAHQAALRTSMRSIGLGDAGSLGAGIRTTLATAAAVGGETVVLPLVARNRVIGMLTLGKPSDDHFRQEILELAEDLSRRAALALDNARLYSERMAISQSLQRSLLPPGLPDVPNVEIEVIYRAAGEGNEVGGDFYDVFPIRDGAYGFAIGDVCGTGPEAAAVTGLARHALRLLAREGFGGPAVLERLNAAILDEGARSRFLTLLYGELWPQEDGSALLKVVCAGHPLPLRLRQDGSVEAAAEPQPLLGVIEDLELYEQTVTLDPGDVLLCVTDGVTERREGTRMLGDDGLADVLATCTGLTAGAVAARILRAVERFAADPASDDMAILAMRVPEPQAGQALPGGSADR, via the coding sequence GTGATCACGGCGCGCGCGGCTGCCACCTTCGACCCGGTCGGGCGCTCTGTCGCGACCGCCCGCGCCTTTGTCCGCGACACCCTCCAGGGGTGGGGATACACGGACGTCGTCGACGATGCCGTCGTCCTCACCAGCGAGCTGGTCACCAATGCGGTGGTCCACGCGGGCACCGCCGCAGACGTGTTGTGCCTTCGTACGGAGGACGGCGTCCGGGTCGAGATCTCGGACCACTATCCGGAACGGGAGATCCCGCTCCAGTCGGCCGGCCCCGATTTCGGCAGCCCGGACCGGGAAGGCGGCCGCGGACTGCTGCTGTGCGCCGCGCTCGCCTCGCGCTGGGGCGTCGAGTACTCCCCCGCGCACAAGCACGTCTGGTTCCAGCTCGACCTGCCCGAGCGCCCGGTGGGCATCCGTTCCGCGGGCCCGCTGCTCCCCGTCGGACTGCTCCCGGTCACCGACGAACGTGTCCGGGTCGCCGTCGTCCAGATCGACAGCCTCGGCGCCATCGCCGCGTGGAACGACGACGCCGCGTACCTGTTCGGTTACGCGGCGGACCAGGTCGTCGGCAAGCAGCTCACCGACCTCACCGCCTGGCCTCAGACCCCCGGAACCAACACCGGTATCGCCGACGCGCTCCGTCTGTCCCGCTGGGAGGGCAGTTACGGCATCCGGGGCGCCGACGGCCGCACGATCCCGGTCTACGGCTCCCACCTGCGCGTACGGGACACCCAGGGCGAGCCGTCGACGGTCTGCCTGCTGGTCCGCGACTACGAGCGGGCGGTGCTCCAGTCACCGGTGCGCACGCCCGTCACCGACTCCGGCACGGAGAACCGCAAGACGGACCCCTTCGAGGTCTTCATCGGCTCCCCCGCCCCCGACGACCTGGACGGCCTGCTCCAGCGCACCGTGGAGCGGGCCCGGGACATGCTCGACGCCGACGCGGCGTTCCTGCTGCTGGCCACGGACGACGAGACCGAGCTGGAGGTACGGGCCACGACCGGCCTGCCCTCCGCCCGCCAGCGCTTCGCCCGCGTCCCCGTGGAGGCGGGCACCGGGCGGTACGGCTCGGCCCGCATGCCCGCCGTCCACGAGGACCTCGACGCCGTCCCGGGCGCCGTCCCGCTCCTCGGCAACACCGGTATGCGTTCCGTCGTCACCGTCCCGCTGAAGGTCGAGGGCCGTCTGACGGGCTCCCTGGGCGTCGCGGCGGAGGCCGCAGGCCGGTACTCGAACGAGGAGGCCCTGCGCCTCCAGTTCGCGGCAGACCGGATCGCGCTGGCCGTCGAATCGGCCCGCCTGGGCGAACTGGAACGGCTGCGGCGCGGTTCCCTCTCCTTCCTCGTCGAGGCTTCGGACCTTCTGGCGGGCACGCTCGACCGCGACCAGACCCTGGCCCTGATGGCACAGATGACGGTCCCCACCCTGGCCACCTGGTGCGCCGTCTACACGATCGCCGATCAGTCCTCGGACCCGTACCTCTCGTACGTGCTGCACGAGGACGAGGAGCTCATCGACGGGCTCAAGGCCCTGCTCTCCAAGATCGCCCCGCCCGATCCGGTGCCGGCTCCCGGCGCCCGTTCCTGGTCGGCCCCGTCCGAGGCGGCCCATCAGGCGGCCCTGCGCACCTCCATGCGCAGCATCGGCCTCGGTGACGCGGGCAGCCTGGGCGCGGGCATCCGTACGACGCTCGCGACCGCGGCCGCGGTGGGCGGGGAGACGGTGGTCCTTCCGCTGGTCGCCCGCAACCGCGTCATCGGCATGCTCACGCTGGGCAAACCGTCCGACGACCACTTCCGCCAGGAGATCCTGGAACTGGCCGAGGACCTGTCCCGCCGGGCGGCCCTGGCGCTCGACAACGCCCGCCTCTACTCGGAGCGCATGGCGATCAGCCAGTCCCTGCAGCGCAGCCTGCTGCCACCGGGCCTGCCGGACGTGCCCAATGTCGAGATCGAGGTCATCTACCGGGCGGCCGGCGAGGGCAACGAGGTCGGCGGCGACTTCTACGACGTCTTCCCGATCCGGGACGGCGCCTACGGGTTCGCCATCGGCGACGTCTGCGGCACGGGTCCCGAGGCCGCGGCGGTGACGGGCCTGGCCCGCCACGCCCTGCGCCTGCTCGCCCGTGAGGGCTTCGGCGGCCCCGCCGTCCTGGAGCGGCTGAACGCCGCCATCCTCGACGAGGGAGCCCGCAGCCGCTTCCTGACCCTGCTGTACGGGGAGCTGTGGCCCCAGGAGGACGGCAGCGCGCTGCTGAAGGTGGTCTGCGCGGGCCACCCACTGCCGTTGCGGCTGCGCCAGGACGGGTCGGTCGAGGCGGCGGCCGAGCCGCAGCCGCTGCTGGGCGTCATCGAGGACCTGGAGCTGTACGAGCAGACGGTGACTCTCGATCCGGGCGACGTCCTGCTGTGCGTGACGGACGGTGTCACCGAACGGCGTGAGGGCACGCGGATGCTCGGCGACGACGGTCTGGCGGACGTACTGGCCACTTGTACGGGCCTGACGGCCGGTGCGGTGGCGGCTCGCATCCTGCGGGCGGTCGAGCGGTTCGCCGCGGACCCGGCCTCGGACGACATGGCCATCCTCGCGATGCGCGTCCCGGAGCCTCAGGCGGGTCAGGCCCTGCCGGGCGGTTCTGCGGACCGGTAG
- a CDS encoding HAMP domain-containing protein: MKKQRNGTIEVDAAALNRLLAGLVAMRDGNFRRRLTVSGDGVMAEVAAVFNEVADRNVHLTGELARVRRVVGREGKLTERLETGACEGAWAAAIDASNELVDDLARPVSEVGRVLSAVADGDLEQRMELRSHTTDETVRPLRGEFLKVARTVNNLVDQLAAFTEQVTRVAVEVGTEGKLGGQAQVRGMSGSWKDLTDSVNTMAYRLTAQVRDIALVTTAVAKGDLSRKVTVHVAGEMLQLKNTVNTMVDQLSSFSSEVTRVAREVGTEGELGGQATVPGVAGVWKDLTDSVNTMAGNLTSQVRGIAEVTTAVANGDLSQKVRVSARGEVAQLAETINQMTETLRTFADEVTRVASEVGGGGVLGGQAQVPGAAGTWKDLTDSVNTVFRNLTTQVRDIAQVTTAVASGDMTQKVTVDVAGEMLELKNTVNTMVDQLQSFGSEVTRVAREVGVEGRLGGQAEVPGAAGTWKDLTDSVNTAFRNLTGQVRDIAQVTTAVANGDLSQKVTVDVAGEMLELKNTVNTMVAQLSSFADQVTRMARDVGTEGRLGGQARVDGVSGTWKELTDSVNFMAGNLTSQVRQIAQVTTAVARGDLSQKIDVDARGEILELKNTINTMVDQLSAFAEQVTRVAREVGTDGRLGGQAQVPGVAGVWRDLTDSVNGMAGNLTAQVRNIAQVATAVARGDLSQKIDVDARGEILELKNTLNTMVDQLSNFAEQVTRVAREVGTEGILGGQAEVQGVSGTWKDLTQSVNGMANNLTLQVRNIAEVTTAVAKGDLSKKITVDAKGEILELVTTVNTMVDQLMNFGDEVTRVAREVGTEGILGGQARVRGATGIWKDLSENVNLMANNLTSQVRNISRVSSAVANGDLTKKVTVEARGEVAELADTVNTMVTTLSSFADEVTRVAREVGTEGELGGQARVPGVAGTWKDLTESVNSMASNLTGQVRQIATVTTAIAKGDLTKKIDIDARGEIQELKNTINTMVDQLSSFAEQVTRVAREVGTEGQLGGQARVRGVDGTWRDLTESVNEMAGNLTRQVRAIAAVATAVTRGDLNLKIDVDAAGEIQALQGNINTMIANLRDTTATNKEQDWLKGNLARISGLMQGRRDLDDVASLIMSELTPVVSAQHGAFFLAMATGDTDALGAEGDKEGAYVLRMRGSYGYSAGSMPTSFRPGETLIGTAAEEKRTIQVDNVPPGYLKISSGLGEAPPAHVIVLPVLFEGKVLGVIELASFQPFTHIQRDFLNQLAEMIATSVNTISVNTTTEKLLEQSQELTEQLRDRSQELENRQKALQASNAELEEKAELLAQQNRDIEVKNTEIEEARQVLEERAEQLAVSMRYKSEFLANMSHELRTPLNSLLILAKLLADNAEGNLSPKQVEFAETIHGAGSDLLQLINDILDLSKVEAGKMDVSPTRIALVQLVDYVEATFRPLTAEKGLDFSVRVSPELPATLHTDEQRLLQVLRNLLSNAVKFTDSGAVELVIRHAGAEVPNAIREQLLEAGSLRDADADLIAFSVTDTGIGIASSKMLVIFEAFKQADGTTSRKYGGTGLGLSISREIARLLGGEIHAASEPGRGSTFTLYLPLNPSELPPQGYPQIGPGPIEMHGAPVEGGRLPEAGQGLGESFQDFGREMGRQGGGHDQSGAAGLFRRRRKALGGSGQQPALPAAPAASQAAQSAPQEPWTPAVQEEPEARRTFRFSGEKVLIVDDDIRNVFALTSVLEQHGLAVLYAENGREGIEVLEQHDDVTVVLMDIMMPEMDGYATTSAIRRMPQFAGLPIVALTAKAMKGDREKAIESGASDYVTKPVDSDHLLSVMEGWMRGE; encoded by the coding sequence GTGAAGAAGCAGCGCAATGGAACCATCGAAGTCGACGCGGCAGCGCTCAACAGACTGCTGGCCGGTCTGGTGGCCATGCGTGACGGGAATTTCCGCAGGCGCCTGACCGTCTCCGGCGACGGTGTGATGGCGGAGGTCGCCGCCGTCTTCAACGAGGTCGCCGACCGCAACGTCCATCTCACGGGTGAGCTCGCCCGGGTACGGCGGGTGGTCGGGCGTGAGGGCAAGCTCACCGAGCGGCTGGAGACCGGCGCCTGCGAAGGGGCCTGGGCCGCCGCGATCGACGCCTCCAACGAGCTGGTCGACGATCTCGCGCGACCGGTGTCGGAGGTCGGACGGGTGCTGTCGGCGGTGGCCGACGGTGACCTGGAGCAGCGGATGGAGCTCCGCTCGCACACCACCGACGAGACCGTACGGCCGCTGCGCGGCGAGTTCCTGAAAGTCGCCCGTACGGTCAACAATCTCGTCGACCAGCTGGCGGCGTTCACCGAGCAGGTGACGCGGGTCGCGGTCGAGGTGGGCACCGAGGGCAAGCTGGGCGGGCAGGCCCAGGTGCGCGGCATGTCCGGGTCCTGGAAGGACCTCACGGACTCCGTGAACACCATGGCCTACCGGCTGACCGCGCAGGTGCGGGACATCGCCCTGGTGACGACGGCGGTCGCCAAGGGCGACCTGTCCCGGAAGGTCACCGTTCATGTGGCCGGCGAGATGCTTCAGCTGAAGAACACCGTGAACACCATGGTCGACCAGCTGTCGTCGTTCTCCTCCGAGGTGACCCGCGTCGCCCGCGAGGTGGGCACCGAGGGTGAGCTGGGCGGGCAGGCGACCGTGCCGGGCGTGGCCGGTGTGTGGAAGGACCTGACCGACTCCGTCAACACGATGGCGGGCAACCTCACCTCCCAGGTACGCGGCATCGCGGAGGTGACGACGGCGGTCGCCAACGGCGACCTGTCGCAGAAGGTCCGGGTGAGCGCGCGCGGCGAGGTCGCCCAGCTCGCCGAGACCATCAACCAGATGACCGAGACGCTGCGCACCTTCGCCGACGAGGTCACGCGCGTGGCGAGCGAGGTCGGCGGCGGCGGTGTCCTCGGCGGCCAGGCGCAGGTGCCGGGTGCCGCCGGGACGTGGAAGGACCTCACCGACTCGGTGAACACCGTCTTCCGCAACCTGACGACCCAGGTGCGCGACATCGCGCAGGTGACCACGGCGGTGGCCAGCGGTGACATGACGCAGAAGGTCACGGTCGACGTGGCCGGCGAGATGCTCGAACTCAAGAACACCGTCAATACGATGGTCGACCAGCTCCAGTCATTCGGTTCCGAAGTGACCCGGGTGGCCCGGGAGGTCGGCGTCGAGGGCCGGCTGGGCGGCCAGGCGGAGGTGCCCGGTGCGGCCGGTACCTGGAAGGACCTCACGGACTCCGTGAACACGGCGTTCCGGAACCTGACGGGCCAGGTCCGGGACATCGCGCAGGTGACGACGGCGGTCGCCAACGGTGACCTGTCGCAGAAGGTCACCGTCGATGTCGCGGGCGAGATGCTCGAACTCAAGAACACCGTGAACACGATGGTGGCGCAGCTGTCGTCGTTCGCGGACCAGGTGACGCGGATGGCGCGGGACGTGGGCACCGAGGGGCGTCTCGGCGGCCAGGCGCGTGTCGACGGCGTCTCCGGTACGTGGAAGGAGCTCACCGACTCCGTCAACTTCATGGCGGGGAACCTGACCTCCCAGGTGCGCCAGATCGCCCAGGTGACCACCGCGGTCGCGCGGGGCGACCTGTCGCAGAAGATCGACGTGGACGCCCGCGGCGAGATCCTGGAGCTGAAGAACACCATCAACACGATGGTCGACCAGCTCTCCGCCTTCGCCGAGCAGGTGACCCGGGTGGCCCGCGAGGTGGGCACGGACGGGCGGCTGGGCGGTCAGGCGCAGGTGCCCGGCGTGGCCGGGGTGTGGCGGGACCTGACCGACTCGGTGAACGGCATGGCGGGGAACCTCACCGCTCAGGTCCGTAACATCGCGCAGGTCGCCACGGCCGTGGCGCGCGGTGACCTGTCGCAGAAGATCGACGTGGACGCCCGCGGCGAGATCCTGGAACTGAAGAACACCCTCAACACGATGGTCGACCAGCTCTCGAACTTCGCGGAGCAGGTGACCAGGGTGGCCCGCGAGGTGGGCACGGAGGGCATCCTCGGCGGTCAGGCCGAGGTGCAGGGCGTGTCCGGTACGTGGAAGGACCTCACGCAGTCCGTCAACGGCATGGCGAACAACCTGACCCTCCAGGTCCGCAACATCGCCGAGGTCACGACCGCGGTCGCCAAGGGTGATCTCTCCAAGAAGATCACCGTCGACGCCAAGGGCGAGATCCTCGAACTGGTCACGACCGTCAACACGATGGTCGACCAGCTGATGAACTTCGGTGACGAGGTGACGCGGGTCGCCCGTGAGGTGGGTACCGAGGGCATCCTCGGCGGCCAGGCCCGGGTGCGCGGGGCCACGGGCATCTGGAAGGACCTCAGCGAGAACGTCAACCTGATGGCCAACAACCTGACCAGCCAGGTGCGCAACATCTCCCGGGTCTCCTCCGCCGTCGCCAACGGCGACCTGACGAAGAAGGTCACCGTCGAGGCGCGCGGTGAGGTGGCCGAACTGGCGGACACCGTCAACACGATGGTGACGACCCTGTCCTCGTTCGCGGACGAGGTGACGCGCGTCGCCCGCGAGGTGGGTACCGAGGGCGAACTGGGCGGCCAGGCACGCGTCCCCGGAGTCGCCGGTACCTGGAAGGACCTCACCGAGTCCGTGAACTCGATGGCGTCCAACCTGACCGGTCAGGTGCGCCAGATCGCCACCGTCACCACGGCCATCGCCAAGGGCGATCTCACCAAGAAGATCGACATCGATGCCCGCGGTGAGATCCAGGAGCTGAAGAACACCATCAACACGATGGTCGACCAGCTGTCCTCGTTCGCGGAGCAGGTCACCCGGGTGGCCCGCGAGGTGGGTACCGAGGGGCAGCTGGGCGGCCAGGCACGGGTCCGGGGCGTCGACGGCACCTGGCGCGACCTCACCGAGTCGGTGAACGAGATGGCAGGCAACCTGACCCGTCAGGTGCGCGCCATCGCGGCCGTCGCCACCGCGGTGACCCGAGGTGACCTCAACCTGAAGATCGACGTGGACGCCGCCGGCGAGATCCAGGCGCTGCAGGGCAACATCAACACGATGATCGCCAACCTGCGTGACACCACGGCGACCAACAAGGAGCAGGACTGGCTCAAGGGCAACCTCGCCCGGATCTCCGGCCTCATGCAGGGGCGCCGCGATCTCGACGATGTGGCCTCTCTGATCATGAGCGAGCTGACCCCGGTCGTCTCCGCGCAGCACGGTGCGTTCTTCCTGGCCATGGCCACCGGGGACACCGACGCGCTGGGTGCCGAGGGCGACAAGGAGGGCGCGTACGTGCTCCGGATGCGGGGCAGCTACGGCTACTCCGCGGGCTCCATGCCGACGTCCTTCCGGCCCGGTGAGACGCTCATCGGCACGGCCGCCGAGGAGAAGCGGACGATCCAGGTGGACAACGTCCCGCCGGGCTACCTGAAGATCTCCTCCGGCCTCGGTGAGGCGCCGCCCGCGCATGTGATCGTGCTGCCGGTGCTCTTCGAGGGGAAGGTGCTCGGCGTGATCGAGCTGGCCTCGTTCCAGCCGTTCACCCATATCCAGCGGGACTTCCTCAACCAGCTCGCCGAGATGATCGCCACGAGCGTCAACACCATCAGTGTCAACACGACGACCGAGAAGCTGCTGGAGCAGTCGCAGGAACTGACCGAGCAATTGCGCGACCGCTCCCAGGAGTTGGAGAACCGGCAGAAGGCCCTCCAGGCGTCCAACGCGGAACTGGAGGAGAAGGCCGAGCTGCTCGCCCAGCAGAACCGCGACATCGAGGTCAAGAACACCGAGATCGAGGAGGCCCGGCAGGTCCTGGAGGAGCGCGCCGAGCAGCTCGCGGTGTCGATGCGCTACAAGTCGGAGTTCCTGGCCAACATGTCGCACGAGCTGCGTACGCCGCTCAACTCGCTGCTCATTCTGGCCAAATTGCTGGCGGACAACGCCGAGGGCAACCTGTCACCGAAGCAGGTGGAATTCGCCGAGACGATCCACGGCGCGGGATCCGATCTGCTGCAGCTGATCAACGACATCCTCGATCTGTCGAAGGTCGAGGCGGGCAAGATGGACGTCAGCCCGACCCGGATCGCGCTGGTTCAGCTGGTCGATTACGTGGAGGCGACATTCCGGCCGCTCACCGCGGAAAAGGGCCTCGATTTCTCCGTCCGGGTGTCGCCGGAACTGCCGGCGACGCTGCACACCGACGAACAGCGGCTGCTGCAGGTGCTGCGCAACCTCCTGTCCAACGCGGTGAAGTTCACCGACAGCGGTGCCGTCGAGCTGGTGATCCGGCACGCGGGGGCGGAGGTGCCGAACGCCATCCGCGAACAGCTGCTGGAGGCCGGTTCGCTGCGTGACGCCGACGCCGATCTGATCGCTTTCTCGGTGACCGACACCGGAATCGGGATCGCGTCCAGCAAGATGCTGGTGATCTTCGAGGCGTTCAAGCAGGCGGACGGCACGACCAGCCGCAAGTACGGCGGTACGGGCCTCGGCCTCTCCATCAGCCGTGAGATCGCCCGCCTGCTGGGCGGCGAGATCCACGCGGCGAGCGAGCCCGGCCGGGGCTCGACGTTCACGCTGTACCTGCCGCTGAACCCGAGCGAACTCCCGCCGCAGGGATACCCGCAGATCGGCCCCGGGCCCATCGAGATGCACGGTGCCCCGGTCGAGGGCGGGCGGCTGCCCGAGGCCGGTCAGGGGCTCGGAGAGAGCTTCCAGGACTTCGGACGGGAAATGGGCCGCCAGGGGGGCGGCCACGATCAGAGCGGCGCGGCAGGGCTGTTCAGGCGCCGCCGCAAGGCGCTGGGCGGCTCCGGGCAGCAGCCCGCGCTGCCGGCGGCCCCCGCGGCCTCCCAGGCTGCCCAGAGCGCTCCGCAGGAGCCCTGGACACCTGC